The following coding sequences lie in one Miscanthus floridulus cultivar M001 chromosome 9, ASM1932011v1, whole genome shotgun sequence genomic window:
- the LOC136481011 gene encoding uncharacterized protein, translating to MSYEAAVASVSGDDAVLAKSFVIAAEGDVLAWYSMLKPSTVYSWENLWDKILANFKGLAAQSLTSTNLFQCKQMQGETLHDYFRKFVQLKAKAPDVPDEIAIEAAIKGLRIGPFAAHLARKKPTSIQQLYDEFEKYCRSDNDLRKRLEEQGQNRQQNSSKNPQKTYTNQNASNQKPGQGQVLSIEGQPHPEQGQLEAPARPETQTRNQGRQGYQGKNWNKNNSQKQRRQYCVFHGESAGHNTKDCLETKET from the coding sequence atgagttacgaggcagcagtagcctccgtcAGCGGAGACGatgccgtcttggcaaagtcatttgtcattgcagccgaaggcgacgtgttggcttggtattctatgctcaaaccaagcacagtctattcttgggagaacctctgggacaagatattggcaaacttcaaggggctagCAGCACAGTCGCTCACTTCCACAAATctgttccagtgcaagcaaatgcagggagagacactacacgatTACTttcggaaattcgtgcaactaaaggcgaaggcaccagatgtcCCAGATGAAAtagccattgaagcagcgatcaaaggcctccgaatcgggccattcgcagcacacctagcaagaaagaaaccaacttccatacaacaGCTATATGACGAGTTTGAGAAATACTGCAGATCAGATAATGACCTccggaaaaggctggaggagcagggtcaaaacagacaacaaaacagcagcaaaaaccCCCAGAAGacctatacgaaccagaatgcatcaaatcagaaaccaggccaggggcaagtgctcagcatcgagggtcaacctcaccccgAGCAAGGGCAACTGGAAGCGCCAGCACGGCCggagacccagaccaggaaccaaggtcggcaaggttaccaaggcaaaaactggaacaaaaacaACAGCCAGAAGCAACGCAGGCaatattgcgtttttcacggcgaAAGCGCAGGGCACAACACCAAAGATTGTCTGGAGACAAAGGAGACATAG